A genomic segment from Bacteroidales bacterium encodes:
- the rnr gene encoding ribonuclease R, producing MSKNKKNQKSGPRGKNAFADRVLTGKVDMKGTGKAYIINDEGGEDIYIAPNNTSRALNGDKVKVLLFPKRRDHKTEGQIIEILERAKEQYVGIIDVSKHFAFLVADNNNMPVEILIPKEGLKGAQTGQKVIVRITEWPEHSKNPIGNVVEVLGTPGDNDVEMKSILAEFDFPWIFPEKVEKEASKIERAITPEEIRRRKDFRDVFTITIDPPDAKDFDDALSLRKLPNGNHEVGVHIADVSFYVKPGSLVDKEAFDRGTSVYLVDRTIPMLPEKLSNDLCSLKPHEDKLCYAAVFELDEGANIRQQWIGRTVINSSRRFNYEEVQQVIETGEGEFSEEIMILHKLATKLRDDRFRKGSINFDSQEVKFVLDEKGKPLSVYIKEQKESNRLIEDFMLLANQKVAELIGKVKAGQKAKTFVYRIHDTPSMERLTTFAQFLSKLGYKLNIDNRKGLASSFNNLFKQIEGKGEQNMIETIAIRTMAKAIYSTVNIGHYGLGFKFYTHFTSPIRRYPDLMVHRLLDFYMHDGNSVGQDDFEKKCEHSSDMEKKAVEAERASVKYKQAEYLMDKIGEEFYGLISGVSKWGIYVELIGSKCEGMVRLKDLADDYYFLDEENYQVTGQRYGYQYKLGDKVKIRVKKIDLSRKEMDFQIINEKLEKSKKPRSGRRR from the coding sequence ATGTCGAAAAATAAGAAAAACCAGAAATCCGGGCCCAGGGGTAAAAACGCATTTGCCGACAGGGTTCTGACCGGCAAAGTCGATATGAAAGGGACCGGAAAGGCCTATATTATTAATGATGAGGGCGGGGAAGACATTTATATCGCTCCCAATAATACTTCCCGGGCCCTGAATGGTGATAAGGTAAAAGTGCTGCTGTTCCCTAAACGAAGGGACCATAAAACCGAAGGACAGATCATCGAGATCCTTGAAAGGGCAAAAGAGCAATATGTAGGAATAATTGATGTTTCCAAACATTTTGCCTTCCTGGTTGCCGATAACAACAACATGCCGGTCGAGATCCTTATTCCCAAAGAAGGCCTGAAAGGTGCTCAGACCGGGCAAAAAGTCATTGTAAGGATCACTGAATGGCCCGAACATTCCAAAAACCCCATCGGCAATGTCGTAGAAGTCCTGGGAACACCCGGCGACAACGACGTGGAGATGAAATCAATCCTGGCGGAATTTGATTTTCCGTGGATATTCCCTGAAAAAGTAGAAAAAGAAGCATCGAAAATTGAGCGCGCGATCACCCCTGAAGAGATCAGAAGAAGAAAGGATTTCCGCGACGTATTCACCATCACCATTGACCCACCTGACGCCAAGGATTTCGATGATGCTTTATCGCTCCGGAAATTACCAAACGGCAACCATGAGGTCGGTGTCCATATTGCCGATGTTTCGTTTTATGTTAAACCGGGCAGCCTCGTGGATAAAGAAGCTTTCGACAGGGGGACTTCGGTTTACCTGGTAGACCGGACCATCCCCATGCTGCCTGAAAAGCTCTCCAATGACCTCTGTTCGCTTAAACCGCATGAAGACAAGCTTTGCTATGCTGCAGTATTTGAACTCGATGAGGGGGCTAATATCAGGCAGCAATGGATCGGCCGGACAGTTATCAATTCAAGCCGCCGTTTTAACTATGAAGAAGTGCAGCAGGTCATCGAAACCGGGGAGGGGGAATTTTCAGAAGAAATAATGATTTTGCATAAGCTGGCGACAAAGCTCCGGGATGACCGTTTCCGGAAAGGCTCGATAAATTTCGACAGCCAGGAGGTTAAGTTTGTGCTTGATGAAAAGGGAAAGCCGCTCAGCGTTTATATCAAAGAACAAAAGGAATCCAACCGGCTGATCGAGGATTTTATGCTGCTGGCCAACCAGAAAGTGGCTGAATTGATTGGTAAAGTAAAAGCCGGCCAGAAAGCCAAAACCTTTGTTTACCGGATACATGATACACCAAGCATGGAAAGACTGACAACTTTCGCCCAGTTTTTATCAAAGCTCGGATATAAGCTGAATATAGATAACCGGAAAGGACTGGCCTCTTCATTTAATAATCTTTTCAAGCAAATAGAAGGAAAAGGCGAGCAGAATATGATCGAAACCATAGCCATCCGTACTATGGCCAAAGCGATTTATTCAACTGTAAACATCGGGCATTATGGCCTGGGCTTTAAATTTTACACCCATTTCACCTCTCCTATACGCCGCTATCCCGACCTGATGGTTCACCGCCTGCTGGACTTTTACATGCACGATGGAAACAGTGTCGGACAAGATGATTTCGAGAAGAAATGCGAGCATTCGTCGGACATGGAAAAAAAGGCCGTCGAGGCCGAAAGGGCATCGGTTAAATATAAACAGGCTGAATACCTGATGGATAAGATCGGGGAGGAATTTTACGGTTTGATTTCAGGTGTCAGTAAATGGGGTATATACGTCGAGCTTATCGGGAGCAAATGTGAAGGAATGGTCCGGCTGAAAGATCTTGCCGATGATTACTATTTCCTGGATGAAGAAAACTACCAGGTTACCGGCCAGCGTTATGGTTATCAGTACAAACTCGGGGACAAGGTTAAGATCAGGGTTAAGAAAATTGATCTTTCCCGTAAGGAGATGGACTTCCAGATAATCAATGAAAAACTTGAAAAATCTAAAAAACCAAGGTCGGGAAGAAGACGCTAA
- a CDS encoding PepSY-associated TM helix domain-containing protein — MQWRKWFRVVHRDFGYLFFGLTLVYSISGITLNHLDDWNSNYIIIRKEITLKNPGQIYPGITKDEVKALLEEIGEEGSYKNHYFPQSDQLKIFLKGGSAIINTETGNGLLERVTRRPFFREMNYLHYNPQVSWTWISDIFAGALIILAITGLFLVRGAKGITGRGAWMTLLGIIIPLIFLLIFFY; from the coding sequence TTGCAATGGAGAAAATGGTTCCGGGTTGTTCACCGTGATTTCGGATATTTGTTTTTCGGCCTTACGCTTGTATATTCTATTTCAGGGATTACCCTGAATCATCTTGACGACTGGAATTCAAACTATATTATTATCCGTAAGGAAATCACGCTGAAAAACCCCGGGCAGATTTATCCCGGCATCACCAAGGACGAAGTAAAAGCTTTGCTGGAAGAAATCGGGGAGGAGGGTAGCTATAAAAATCATTATTTCCCGCAAAGCGACCAGTTAAAGATATTCCTGAAAGGGGGCTCTGCCATTATCAATACCGAAACCGGAAATGGCCTGCTGGAAAGAGTGACCCGCCGGCCTTTTTTCCGTGAAATGAATTATCTGCATTACAACCCGCAAGTGAGCTGGACCTGGATTTCCGATATCTTTGCAGGGGCTCTTATCATCCTGGCGATAACCGGCCTGTTCCTGGTCAGGGGAGCTAAAGGCATCACAGGTCGCGGCGCATGGATGACTTTATTGGGCATAATCATCCCCCTTATATTTCTCCTGATTTTCTTTTATTAG
- a CDS encoding OB-fold nucleic acid binding domain-containing protein gives MMKKMTVLALISFILVSASTLFAQDKMTATSTAVSADSKVLALTPENFQEFAVNNVGKEVEIQGMVVHVCKHGGKKLFIIGEDPEKRVKITTSDKVSVFEPELEGSTIMVKGIIEPIAEEELPEAEKANQDADHTNYYHTPQFSISCLAFKTIEE, from the coding sequence ATGATGAAAAAAATGACCGTTTTAGCGTTAATATCATTTATCCTTGTTTCGGCAAGCACACTTTTTGCACAGGATAAAATGACGGCAACATCAACGGCTGTTTCAGCTGATTCCAAAGTTTTGGCTCTTACACCGGAGAATTTCCAGGAATTCGCTGTAAATAATGTTGGTAAAGAAGTTGAGATCCAGGGCATGGTGGTTCATGTCTGCAAACATGGCGGAAAGAAATTATTTATAATCGGGGAAGATCCTGAAAAGCGTGTAAAAATAACTACCAGCGATAAGGTCAGTGTGTTTGAGCCGGAGCTTGAAGGAAGCACGATTATGGTAAAAGGGATCATTGAGCCTATTGCTGAGGAAGAACTTCCCGAAGCAGAAAAAGCAAACCAGGATGCTGATCATACAAACTATTACCACACACCGCAATTTTCCATTTCCTGCTTAGCTTTCAAAACCATAGAAGAATAA
- the nadA gene encoding quinolinate synthase NadA — translation MENDRVHNNIKIDYRNEFLKLRKEKNAILLAHYYQVDEIQEIADYVGDSLGLAQQAALSESSIIVFAGVHFMAETAKILNPAAKVLLPDLEAGCSLADSCPYDQFSDFISHHPDHVVVSYINCSAAVKTLSDVICTSGNAVKIVESFPKKQKIIFAPDKNLGGYVNRMTGRNMVLWDGTCEVHDILQTEAVINLKIKHPDAKLIAHPECKAPILEIADFVGSTTALLNFTKNDESKKYIVATETGILYQMRKSSPGKEFIIVPSDETCSCNDCPYMKLNTMQKLYLCLKNERPEIILKPEIIEKACKPIEKMLEISKKANLIK, via the coding sequence ATGGAAAATGATAGAGTCCATAACAACATAAAAATTGATTACAGGAATGAATTTTTAAAATTGCGAAAAGAAAAGAATGCGATTTTACTTGCTCATTATTACCAGGTAGATGAAATACAGGAAATAGCTGATTATGTTGGTGATAGTCTCGGTTTAGCTCAGCAGGCTGCTTTATCGGAATCATCAATCATTGTTTTTGCGGGGGTTCATTTCATGGCCGAAACGGCTAAAATATTAAATCCTGCGGCTAAGGTATTACTTCCGGACCTTGAGGCAGGGTGTTCACTGGCAGATTCCTGTCCTTATGACCAATTCAGTGATTTTATCAGCCACCATCCGGATCATGTTGTAGTATCTTACATCAATTGCAGTGCAGCCGTCAAAACCTTATCCGATGTTATCTGCACTTCCGGTAACGCAGTGAAGATTGTAGAGTCATTTCCCAAAAAGCAAAAAATTATATTTGCCCCGGATAAAAACTTAGGAGGATATGTAAACCGGATGACGGGACGGAACATGGTACTTTGGGATGGGACCTGTGAGGTTCATGACATTCTTCAGACCGAAGCAGTCATTAATCTGAAAATTAAGCATCCGGATGCGAAACTCATTGCCCACCCGGAATGTAAAGCACCCATCCTGGAAATAGCTGATTTTGTTGGATCTACCACAGCCCTGTTAAATTTCACCAAAAATGATGAGTCAAAAAAATATATCGTCGCCACAGAAACAGGCATACTTTATCAGATGAGGAAATCATCGCCCGGGAAAGAGTTTATCATCGTTCCATCGGATGAGACTTGTTCCTGCAATGATTGCCCTTATATGAAACTCAATACTATGCAGAAACTTTACCTTTGCCTGAAAAACGAAAGACCGGAAATCATACTGAAGCCGGAAATCATTGAAAAAGCATGTAAACCGATTGAAAAAATGCTGGAAATTTCAAAAAAAGCTAACCTGATCAAATAA
- the rpiB gene encoding ribose 5-phosphate isomerase B — protein MDISKEIIPVASDHGGFEMKRYIIDNLVTSGYEVKDFGTYNSESVDYPDFIHPLAGEINNGIYKFGIIICGSGNGAQMVANKYPHVRAALCWSEEITKLARQHNNANILSLPGRFLKPEFAMKLVKIFLNTEFEGGRHQKRIEKISLKK, from the coding sequence ATGGATATCAGCAAAGAAATAATCCCTGTTGCTTCAGACCATGGCGGTTTTGAAATGAAGAGATATATCATCGATAACCTGGTTACAAGCGGTTACGAAGTAAAGGATTTTGGTACGTATAACAGTGAAAGTGTTGATTATCCGGATTTTATTCATCCATTAGCCGGGGAAATCAATAATGGTATTTATAAATTTGGGATTATTATTTGTGGCAGTGGCAATGGCGCACAGATGGTGGCGAATAAATATCCGCATGTCAGAGCTGCCCTGTGCTGGTCGGAAGAAATTACCAAACTGGCAAGGCAGCATAATAATGCTAATATTTTGTCTTTACCGGGCCGGTTCCTGAAACCGGAGTTTGCCATGAAACTGGTGAAGATTTTTTTAAATACTGAATTTGAAGGTGGCAGGCATCAGAAAAGGATTGAAAAAATCAGCTTAAAAAAATAA
- a CDS encoding lactate utilization protein, with translation MELQKKFLKDAEKISFDLEHRRKIHYNISKYNTNVLKGKLQFSDLELARKRAANLKHKILNDLDKYLIEFEVNFQKNGGKVIWAPTRKDAVKEILAILKKIKATSVVKSKSIMTEELELNEILEKKKIEPIETDLGEFIVQLAGEKPYHILTPAMHKSKEDVAALYNQKFGLPDDSTPQQIAAFTRKHLRNKFGEAEAGITGANFLLADVGAICLTENEGNAMMSFSFPKVHIVIAGIEKLIPSINDLQLFWPLLATFGTGQKVTAYNSIIFGPAKEGESDGPEEMYVILLDNRRTEVLKQERARRALSCIRCGACLNACPIYRNIGGYTYSTVYTGPIGSVITPYLENMKDYKHLSYASSLCGSCTDVCPVNIPLHELLLVNRHESIEQGLYTGGEKFVMSNMRRVLLSRNLMNMGGGLKNAIFKNFFASTWGPRRELPRLEAKTFNKLWKEQQAKIQKTDKEED, from the coding sequence ATGGAACTTCAGAAAAAATTTCTGAAAGATGCTGAAAAAATTAGCTTTGACCTGGAACACAGGCGCAAGATCCATTATAATATATCGAAATATAATACGAATGTTTTAAAAGGGAAGCTACAGTTCAGTGACCTTGAGCTTGCCAGGAAGAGGGCAGCTAACCTTAAGCATAAAATCCTGAATGACCTGGATAAATACCTGATTGAATTCGAGGTCAATTTTCAGAAGAACGGCGGTAAAGTCATCTGGGCCCCTACCAGGAAAGATGCCGTAAAAGAGATATTAGCCATCTTAAAAAAAATTAAAGCAACTTCGGTGGTCAAATCAAAATCTATCATGACCGAAGAGCTTGAGCTCAATGAGATTTTGGAGAAGAAAAAAATAGAACCGATAGAAACGGACCTTGGTGAGTTCATCGTGCAGCTTGCCGGTGAAAAACCCTATCACATATTAACGCCGGCCATGCATAAATCGAAAGAAGATGTGGCCGCGCTTTATAACCAGAAATTCGGATTGCCTGATGATTCCACCCCTCAGCAAATAGCAGCCTTTACGCGAAAACACCTTCGAAACAAATTTGGGGAAGCGGAAGCGGGAATAACAGGGGCAAACTTTTTACTGGCAGATGTCGGGGCTATTTGTCTGACCGAAAATGAAGGAAATGCTATGATGTCTTTTTCATTTCCTAAAGTGCATATCGTCATAGCCGGCATAGAGAAGCTCATCCCTTCCATCAATGATCTGCAGCTATTCTGGCCCTTACTGGCCACATTTGGCACCGGGCAGAAAGTTACGGCCTATAATAGTATCATTTTCGGGCCGGCGAAAGAGGGTGAATCAGACGGGCCGGAGGAAATGTATGTGATCCTGCTCGATAACCGGCGCACAGAAGTGCTTAAGCAGGAAAGAGCCAGGCGGGCCCTGTCGTGTATCCGCTGCGGTGCTTGCCTTAACGCTTGCCCTATTTATCGCAACATCGGGGGCTACACTTATTCAACAGTTTATACCGGGCCCATAGGCTCTGTCATCACGCCATATCTTGAGAACATGAAGGATTACAAGCATCTGAGCTATGCTTCCTCCCTTTGCGGCAGCTGCACGGATGTTTGCCCGGTTAACATTCCCCTTCATGAACTGCTGCTGGTAAACCGTCATGAAAGCATTGAACAGGGATTGTATACCGGGGGAGAAAAATTCGTCATGAGCAATATGCGAAGGGTACTGCTAAGCCGTAACCTGATGAATATGGGGGGAGGGCTGAAAAATGCAATTTTCAAAAATTTCTTTGCCTCAACCTGGGGCCCGCGCAGGGAATTGCCACGCCTGGAGGCCAAGACTTTCAATAAATTGTGGAAGGAGCAGCAGGCTAAGATTCAGAAGACTGATAAAGAAGAGGATTAA
- a CDS encoding AhpC/TSA family protein: protein MFKNLFIIVLVAATIASCSPTAKNEFTITGTVDSVFNGSVYLQRRIEAPLITIDSAQISGGKFRFNGTVDYPEVYYLTIPATKSSIPFFIEHAEITVNINTKEINKTKIIGSKTQTEYDRYLDQVDQYNTRIRESYQMYNVAQEVGDKEKARYYDSVTNAIDSERELFSKKYVLENNQSFISPYIIYRNSWNYEMEELEKSLGNFDTALTHSLYTGFMNEYLATLKRTSVGQMYVPFNMQDSSGMSQSIDNLIGQNYLLVDFWASWCAPCREENPNLVALYNQYHDKGFDILGVSFDSNRERWLGAIKSDSLAWNHVSDLLGWENKVGKLYGIRSIPSNVLLNPSGLIIAKNLRGEDLRKKLEELFPVVLQ, encoded by the coding sequence ATGTTTAAAAATCTGTTCATTATCGTATTGGTTGCCGCTACGATAGCATCATGCAGCCCGACTGCCAAAAACGAATTTACAATCACCGGTACGGTTGACTCTGTCTTCAATGGCTCTGTTTATTTGCAGAGAAGGATTGAGGCCCCTCTTATCACCATAGATTCAGCTCAGATCTCCGGTGGGAAGTTCAGATTTAATGGTACCGTTGATTACCCGGAAGTATATTATCTTACCATCCCTGCAACCAAATCATCTATTCCATTTTTTATTGAACATGCGGAGATTACGGTAAATATCAATACCAAAGAAATTAATAAGACAAAAATTATCGGTTCAAAGACCCAGACAGAATATGACCGATATCTTGATCAGGTTGACCAGTATAACACCAGGATCCGGGAAAGTTATCAGATGTATAATGTTGCGCAGGAGGTCGGTGACAAGGAAAAAGCCCGGTATTATGATTCCGTCACCAATGCAATCGATTCCGAACGGGAACTGTTCTCGAAAAAATATGTCCTGGAGAACAACCAATCATTTATAAGTCCATATATAATCTATCGAAATTCATGGAATTATGAGATGGAAGAGCTTGAAAAAAGCTTAGGTAATTTCGATACGGCACTTACGCATTCCTTATACACAGGTTTTATGAATGAATATTTGGCAACCTTAAAGCGGACTTCTGTCGGGCAGATGTATGTTCCGTTCAATATGCAGGACTCCAGCGGAATGTCCCAGTCCATTGACAATCTCATCGGGCAGAATTATCTCCTGGTTGATTTCTGGGCTTCCTGGTGTGCCCCCTGCAGGGAAGAAAATCCCAACCTGGTTGCGCTGTACAATCAATACCATGACAAGGGTTTTGATATTCTAGGTGTCTCTTTTGATTCAAATCGCGAACGCTGGTTGGGAGCGATTAAGTCTGACAGCCTGGCGTGGAACCATGTTTCCGATCTGCTGGGATGGGAAAATAAAGTCGGAAAGCTTTATGGCATCCGGTCAATTCCATCGAATGTGCTGTTAAATCCTTCCGGTTTAATCATCGCGAAAAATCTCCGGGGAGAAGACCTGAGAAAGAAGCTGGAGGAGTTGTTCCCGGTTGTATTGCAATAA
- a CDS encoding rod shape-determining protein MreD, with amino-acid sequence MNRKLVGNIIRFILLAFAQIYIFNKIQVSGYINPQVYVLFILMLPFEISGFWLLTFAFIMGLTIDFFQHTPGMHAAASVMLAFFRPGIIRLVGKKDDLEPWHYPNVRDAGSLWFLTYAIILVFLHHLFLFYLEVFRFSEFIHTLLKVLINTVLTSLIIMLIQYLFYSRRPD; translated from the coding sequence ATGAATAGGAAACTGGTTGGAAATATCATCCGGTTCATATTACTGGCTTTTGCACAGATTTATATCTTCAATAAAATCCAGGTCAGCGGTTATATCAATCCGCAGGTTTACGTGCTGTTTATACTCATGCTTCCCTTTGAGATTTCCGGCTTCTGGCTGTTAACTTTTGCTTTTATCATGGGCCTTACCATTGATTTTTTTCAACATACACCCGGGATGCATGCTGCGGCATCGGTGATGCTGGCATTCTTCCGCCCCGGCATTATCCGCCTCGTTGGGAAAAAAGACGACCTGGAGCCCTGGCATTACCCTAATGTCCGCGATGCAGGCTCTCTTTGGTTCTTAACTTATGCCATCATTCTCGTTTTTCTGCATCATCTTTTTCTCTTTTACCTTGAAGTGTTCCGTTTCAGTGAATTCATCCATACCTTGCTTAAGGTTCTCATCAATACTGTTCTGACTTCACTGATTATTATGCTGATCCAGTATTTATTCTATTCCAGGAGGCCGGATTAA
- the mreC gene encoding rod shape-determining protein MreC → MRNLLAFISRYQFLFLFLIFLGISFILLYNNNYYQRSKVVSTTGRITGKLNQQYENFTGYFDLKKSNEDLAAENARLRSLLKIKIKTIPDSLITVESGLTLRYISAKVISNSVQQRNNFFMLDKGWHSGIKKDMGVITPEGVVGIIIDVSENYSSGISVLHKDTRISGRIKKNKQLVNISWDGLNYRLGDISHIPTHVNLVPGDTILTSGNSQIFPEGLMIGTVEYVEDEMENLFKKGKVRFSIDYNQITYVYVIENSSREEIIRLKTTTPNE, encoded by the coding sequence ATGCGAAACCTGCTGGCATTTATTTCCAGGTACCAGTTTTTATTTCTTTTCCTGATCTTTTTGGGCATCTCATTCATACTCTTATACAACAACAACTATTACCAAAGGTCAAAGGTTGTCAGCACCACCGGCCGGATTACCGGAAAGCTCAACCAGCAATATGAAAATTTTACCGGTTATTTCGACCTTAAAAAATCCAATGAAGACCTTGCGGCTGAAAATGCACGTCTCCGATCCCTGCTCAAAATCAAAATCAAAACAATCCCCGATTCGCTTATCACCGTTGAGTCTGGCCTTACCCTCCGCTATATCAGCGCGAAAGTGATCAGCAATTCCGTTCAGCAAAGGAATAATTTTTTCATGCTCGATAAAGGGTGGCACTCAGGTATAAAAAAAGATATGGGGGTGATTACCCCGGAAGGTGTTGTGGGTATTATAATCGATGTATCTGAAAACTATAGTTCCGGTATATCGGTCCTGCATAAAGATACCAGGATAAGCGGCCGGATAAAGAAAAATAAACAGCTGGTCAACATTTCCTGGGATGGCCTGAATTATAGGCTTGGCGACATTTCTCATATCCCGACGCACGTAAACCTGGTTCCCGGCGATACTATCCTGACCAGTGGAAATTCGCAGATCTTCCCGGAAGGATTGATGATCGGAACAGTCGAATATGTTGAAGATGAGATGGAGAATCTTTTTAAAAAAGGAAAGGTCCGTTTTTCCATTGATTATAATCAGATCACTTATGTGTATGTGATTGAAAATTCTTCCAGGGAAGAGATCATACGCTTAAAAACGACTACACCAAATGAATAG
- a CDS encoding rod shape-determining protein, with protein MGLFSFLTKEIAIDLGTANTIIIYNDKVVVDEPSIVALERNTGKVIAVGKKAMMMHGKTHENIKTVRPLRDGVIADFKATEIMIREMIKMIGFKNNIFPPALKMVICIPSGITEVEERAVKDSAEQAGAKEVRLIHEPMAAAIGIGIDVLEPTGNMIIDIGGGTSEIAVIALGGIVNNKSIRIAGDDFNADIEEYMRKQHNIIVGERTAERIKIEVGAAMTDIDNPPDDYPVHGRDMLTGIPKEITVNYAEIAHCLDKSISKIEAAVLNALEMTPPELSADIYRTGIYLAGGGSLLRGLDKRLHLKTKLPVHMAEDPLRAVARGTGIALKNFDKFTFLIK; from the coding sequence ATGGGACTCTTTTCATTTCTCACCAAAGAAATCGCCATTGACCTTGGAACTGCCAACACGATCATTATTTACAATGATAAGGTAGTCGTGGATGAACCTTCTATTGTTGCACTTGAAAGAAATACAGGCAAAGTAATAGCAGTAGGGAAGAAAGCTATGATGATGCACGGCAAGACCCACGAAAATATCAAGACAGTCAGGCCTTTACGCGACGGGGTGATTGCCGATTTCAAAGCGACGGAAATAATGATCCGGGAAATGATCAAAATGATCGGCTTTAAGAATAATATCTTTCCCCCTGCCCTGAAAATGGTTATTTGCATCCCATCCGGTATCACTGAAGTGGAAGAGCGGGCCGTTAAGGATTCTGCCGAACAGGCGGGCGCCAAGGAAGTCAGGCTTATCCATGAGCCCATGGCCGCTGCAATCGGGATCGGGATCGATGTCCTGGAACCTACCGGTAACATGATTATCGACATTGGTGGCGGAACCAGTGAGATCGCCGTTATTGCACTGGGAGGCATTGTGAATAACAAATCGATCCGTATTGCCGGTGACGATTTTAATGCCGACATCGAAGAGTACATGCGCAAGCAGCACAATATCATTGTCGGTGAGCGCACTGCCGAAAGAATTAAGATTGAGGTTGGGGCAGCTATGACCGATATCGACAATCCCCCTGATGATTACCCCGTCCATGGACGTGACATGCTTACCGGCATCCCGAAAGAGATCACGGTAAATTATGCCGAAATTGCCCATTGTCTCGATAAATCCATTTCCAAAATTGAAGCGGCTGTCCTGAATGCATTGGAAATGACACCGCCTGAACTGTCGGCTGATATTTACCGCACGGGCATTTATCTTGCCGGGGGCGGATCGTTGCTCCGCGGCCTGGACAAACGTCTGCACCTGAAGACCAAGCTGCCGGTACATATGGCCGAGGATCCGTTGAGGGCCGTTGCCAGGGGTACCGGAATTGCGCTTAAGAACTTTGATAAATTCACATTCCTGATCAAATAA